A genomic segment from Legionella micdadei encodes:
- a CDS encoding DNA polymerase III subunit chi, translated as MQSIRVDFYLLANGDEQARLLLACRLLEKAYFRGHRVFVYCNNQQEAETLDELLWTFKDNSFIPHNIQGEGPEPPPPIQIGYHSEPRGFDDILFNLATEIPIFYSRFRRVIEIVTNNEVAKELSRSHYREYRAKQCELKTHEIT; from the coding sequence ATGCAATCAATTCGCGTTGATTTCTATTTATTAGCCAATGGCGATGAGCAAGCTCGTTTGCTGCTTGCTTGTCGCTTGCTGGAAAAAGCTTATTTTCGCGGCCATCGTGTTTTTGTGTATTGCAATAATCAACAAGAGGCTGAAACTTTAGACGAATTACTGTGGACATTTAAAGACAACAGTTTTATTCCACATAACATACAAGGTGAAGGCCCAGAACCACCTCCTCCAATTCAAATTGGTTACCACAGTGAGCCACGTGGGTTTGACGACATTCTTTTCAACTTAGCAACTGAGATTCCCATTTTTTACTCCCGTTTTCGCCGAGTAATCGAGATCGTCACCAATAACGAAGTTGCTAAAGAATTAAGCCGCTCACATTACCGGGAATACCGTGCTAAACAATGTGAACTAAAGACGCATGAGATAACCTGA
- a CDS encoding YdcF family protein: MVIFRHLFEVMLNPFFLVLLFFTVLLVLLWFIGDHRFIRGGLVLVLVLLIFFSTGWFVQSLTRNLEDEYSPITKINPAIHWVVVLSGGQSDRIDMPANSLLSNVSIKRLLEGLRLYRQLPAAKLLLSGGGYGFEVPEANHLSEIASWFAIPQSDIVLETKSINTADQIKAIKQIVHKEPFYLVTSAIHMPRSMQLCQAQGLHPIAAPTDYTLYWNDERWAKRYLPNPHNLFYLSVAMHELLGRAWLKMRGEL, translated from the coding sequence GTGGTTATTTTCCGTCATTTATTTGAAGTGATGTTAAACCCTTTTTTTCTGGTTCTATTGTTTTTTACTGTTCTTCTAGTGTTACTTTGGTTCATTGGAGACCATCGTTTTATTCGGGGGGGGCTAGTATTAGTTCTTGTTTTGTTAATTTTTTTTAGCACGGGCTGGTTTGTCCAAAGTTTAACTCGCAATCTGGAAGATGAATATTCGCCAATAACAAAAATTAATCCTGCCATCCATTGGGTTGTGGTACTCAGTGGTGGCCAGTCAGATAGGATTGACATGCCAGCAAATTCGCTTTTATCGAATGTAAGTATCAAGCGTTTGCTGGAAGGGCTGCGGTTATACCGACAATTGCCCGCAGCCAAATTGTTATTATCTGGAGGCGGTTATGGTTTTGAAGTGCCCGAGGCCAATCATTTATCCGAAATTGCTTCCTGGTTTGCTATTCCGCAAAGCGATATTGTATTAGAAACAAAATCGATAAACACCGCTGACCAAATTAAAGCGATTAAGCAAATAGTCCACAAAGAACCTTTTTATTTAGTGACTTCTGCAATTCATATGCCTCGTTCAATGCAACTTTGCCAAGCTCAAGGGTTGCACCCCATTGCGGCTCCCACAGACTATACACTCTACTGGAATGATGAGCGCTGGGCTAAACGTTACTTACCTAATCCCCATAATCTATTCTACTTAAGCGTGGCAATGCATGAGCTTCTGGGAAGGGCTTGGTTAAAAATGCGTGGTGAGTTATAG
- the rpsT gene encoding 30S ribosomal protein S20 encodes MANIKSAIKRARQNVKLRKHNASARSMYRTFIKNVLKAVEAGDQEAARAAYAKAQPIIDKAAGKGLIHKNKAARIKSRLVARVKAMAA; translated from the coding sequence GTGGCAAACATCAAATCAGCGATCAAACGTGCTCGTCAAAACGTAAAACTGCGCAAACACAATGCCAGTGCACGCTCCATGTACCGCACCTTCATTAAAAACGTGCTTAAAGCTGTTGAAGCAGGTGACCAAGAAGCTGCACGTGCTGCCTATGCCAAAGCACAGCCGATTATTGATAAAGCAGCTGGCAAGGGTCTGATTCACAAAAATAAAGCTGCCCGTATTAAGAGCCGCCTAGTCGCGCGTGTTAAAGCTATGGCTGCTTAA
- a CDS encoding leucyl aminopeptidase family protein, which translates to MPSDLFYTIHSENAIPLCFINEEQWQEGVDAITANERNSLSGQGFTGKLGEYCLIHDNEGHISKAYIGAGEGNQVLAIANAAIQLPAGCYVSQEDLSRTADVTWSLAQYNFSEYKKQDWVPRVLVVNKGTLPAVIAEAETIFLVRDLINRPTNDLGPEELAIALAKVGKQYDAHFKQWVGNELLVSNLHAIHTVGRASAREPRLLTLTWGDETHPRLTLIGKGVCFDSGGLDLKPSSAMRLMKKDMGGAAHVIGLAQWVMSKQLPVHLRVFIPAVENSVGSDSFRPGDIIKMYNGLTVEVDNTDAEGRLILADAIAKASEEKPDLLIDFATLTGAARAAVGTDIAAMFCNNDEVAQAIMESSKAVDDPIWRLPLFAGYEELLNSTVADLLNASPLPFAGAITAALFLQRFIPKSLPWVHFDIMAWNISTRPGKPEGGEAMALRALMHYLEKTYSEVKSRP; encoded by the coding sequence ATGCCTAGTGATCTGTTTTATACAATTCATTCTGAAAATGCGATTCCACTTTGTTTTATCAACGAGGAGCAATGGCAAGAAGGCGTTGATGCCATCACAGCGAATGAGCGAAATTCCCTTTCAGGCCAAGGTTTCACAGGTAAATTGGGTGAATACTGTCTGATTCACGACAATGAAGGCCATATCAGCAAAGCCTATATTGGTGCTGGTGAGGGTAATCAAGTTCTAGCCATTGCAAATGCTGCGATCCAATTGCCTGCAGGGTGTTATGTCTCACAAGAGGATTTATCACGCACTGCCGACGTGACTTGGTCCTTGGCGCAATATAACTTTAGTGAATATAAAAAACAAGATTGGGTTCCGCGTGTTTTAGTGGTCAATAAGGGGACATTGCCTGCGGTTATAGCAGAGGCTGAAACCATCTTTTTGGTGCGCGATCTGATTAATCGGCCTACTAATGATCTAGGACCTGAGGAATTGGCAATTGCTTTGGCGAAAGTAGGGAAGCAATACGACGCCCATTTTAAACAGTGGGTAGGAAACGAATTATTGGTTTCAAATTTACATGCGATTCATACGGTTGGCCGAGCCTCAGCTAGAGAACCCCGCTTACTTACTCTAACTTGGGGAGATGAAACTCATCCGCGCTTAACTTTAATTGGCAAGGGAGTTTGTTTTGACAGCGGGGGGCTTGATCTTAAACCATCGTCTGCAATGCGATTGATGAAAAAAGACATGGGGGGGGCGGCTCATGTAATTGGTTTGGCACAGTGGGTGATGTCAAAGCAGTTGCCTGTTCATTTGCGAGTATTTATTCCTGCGGTGGAGAACTCAGTAGGCTCTGATTCATTCCGGCCGGGTGATATTATAAAAATGTACAATGGCTTGACAGTTGAAGTTGATAATACTGATGCAGAAGGGCGGTTAATTTTGGCTGATGCCATTGCGAAAGCAAGCGAAGAGAAGCCTGATTTGCTGATAGATTTTGCAACCTTAACCGGTGCGGCCAGAGCGGCAGTGGGCACTGATATTGCCGCGATGTTTTGTAATAATGATGAAGTAGCCCAAGCAATCATGGAATCATCAAAGGCAGTGGACGATCCAATTTGGCGCTTACCGCTCTTTGCTGGGTATGAGGAGCTGCTTAATTCCACGGTAGCTGATTTACTTAATGCAAGCCCCCTACCTTTTGCTGGTGCAATCACGGCCGCTTTGTTTCTACAGCGTTTTATACCTAAGTCGTTACCATGGGTACATTTCGATATTATGGCTTGGAATATTAGCACCAGACCGGGAAAACCTGAGGGTGGAGAAGCTATGGCTCTTCGGGCGTTAATGCATTACCTTGAGAAGACCTATAGCGAGGTTAAGTCGCGTCCATAA
- the lptG gene encoding LPS export ABC transporter permease LptG gives MIVKLLDRYIAKTVLATISLVTLMLAGLQIFILFVNQLDDLGKADYGIVQATFYVLLQMPYQVYLFFPMASLLGCLIGLGIMANHRELVVMRAAGMSIGQITLAVLKVAMVIILFVTIIGETIVPKLAHLANDQKMQALSGGQTLRTASGVWLRHKNDFIFIGAILPKNNLVLVYQYRFDEEHNLRVARMINQVNLVNNRWVAYSIQETDINKESTMSRFIPSMLWDVNVKPKILSVSSNEPDEMTLHELKQFLRDQKISHQSALNYRLAYWQRIIQPLTTVVMMILAIPFIFGPLRSSTMGSKLLVGATVGFGFHIMNRFFGPISQVLQLSPELAAIGPTCIFALLGLYLMRRMR, from the coding sequence ATTATCGTGAAATTACTTGATCGCTATATTGCCAAAACTGTACTCGCCACTATTTCTTTAGTGACCCTGATGCTCGCGGGGTTGCAAATATTTATTCTTTTCGTCAATCAGCTTGATGATTTGGGTAAAGCTGATTATGGCATTGTGCAGGCAACGTTCTATGTGCTCTTGCAAATGCCTTATCAAGTGTATTTATTTTTCCCTATGGCCAGCTTGCTAGGTTGTTTGATTGGTTTAGGCATCATGGCTAATCACCGTGAATTGGTAGTCATGCGGGCTGCAGGTATGTCGATAGGCCAAATCACCCTTGCTGTGCTTAAAGTCGCTATGGTAATTATCTTGTTTGTCACGATAATCGGTGAAACGATAGTTCCCAAATTAGCGCATTTAGCTAATGATCAAAAAATGCAGGCTTTAAGCGGGGGGCAAACCCTTCGCACGGCTTCTGGAGTTTGGCTACGGCATAAAAATGATTTTATTTTCATTGGTGCCATTCTCCCTAAAAATAACCTAGTATTAGTTTATCAGTATCGTTTTGATGAGGAACATAACTTGCGTGTGGCACGGATGATTAACCAGGTTAATCTGGTGAACAATCGCTGGGTTGCCTATTCTATTCAAGAAACCGATATTAACAAAGAAAGTACAATGTCTCGTTTTATTCCATCGATGTTATGGGACGTTAATGTCAAGCCAAAAATTCTTAGCGTAAGCAGCAATGAACCTGACGAAATGACTTTGCATGAATTAAAGCAATTTTTACGTGACCAAAAAATAAGTCATCAAAGTGCTTTAAATTATCGTTTGGCGTATTGGCAACGAATAATTCAGCCATTAACAACAGTGGTTATGATGATTCTTGCTATTCCCTTTATTTTTGGCCCCTTGCGCTCATCGACTATGGGTTCTAAGTTATTGGTTGGTGCAACGGTCGGATTTGGTTTCCATATTATGAACCGTTTTTTTGGTCCTATAAGCCAGGTTTTGCAATTGTCACCTGAGCTTGCGGCCATCGGCCCCACGTGTATATTTGCTTTGTTGGGGCTTTATTTGATGCGGAGGATGAGGTAG
- a CDS encoding leucyl aminopeptidase, whose translation MHYSLLEAPTLKANECLVLGLFADDEFPDLAKKLDKHHNKLITRLFAKLSEAGDTIWQGDIEAHSLVLVHCGNKAEFKGKNLRKYLNDIIPALIKQRITSATFCLPQISDHEADWQLQQMLLQIEAQLYQQSAFKTKNNKLHKLESVQFYLVGASSSTIHSAQAIAEGVKFTRNLADLPPNVCTPTYLGEQATALAQSHENLSARVMGPEDMRSMGMGALLAVAQGSQQEPRLIEINYCGGGDTPPIVLVGKGITFDSGGLSLKPANMMDEMKYDMSGAASVFGTVKACAMMKLPINLIGLVASAENMPSGSAVKPGDIVTSMSGQTIEILNTDAEGRLVLADALTYAEQFKPRLVIDIATLTGAMVIALGSVATGFMTEDEELAEVILRAGKDADDKIWRMPLDEAYQEALESPFADMINASFDRNAGAITAACFLSRFTKNYRWAHLDIAGTAWITGKKRIATGRPVPLLVQLLRYAINSR comes from the coding sequence ATGCACTACAGTCTTCTTGAAGCTCCTACCCTAAAAGCCAATGAATGCCTTGTGCTCGGTCTTTTTGCTGATGATGAATTCCCTGATTTAGCTAAAAAACTGGATAAGCACCACAATAAACTCATTACCCGTTTGTTTGCTAAACTCAGTGAAGCTGGAGATACCATCTGGCAAGGTGATATTGAGGCGCATAGCTTAGTGCTGGTTCACTGTGGCAACAAAGCTGAATTTAAAGGCAAAAATCTACGAAAATACCTAAATGATATCATCCCCGCACTCATTAAACAGCGGATAACTTCAGCGACTTTTTGCTTACCTCAAATTTCTGACCATGAGGCTGATTGGCAACTACAGCAAATGCTTTTGCAAATTGAGGCACAACTTTATCAACAATCTGCTTTTAAAACCAAGAACAATAAACTGCACAAATTGGAATCGGTGCAATTTTACCTTGTTGGTGCGTCAAGCAGTACAATTCACTCGGCACAAGCGATTGCTGAAGGAGTTAAATTCACTCGCAACTTAGCTGATCTTCCCCCTAACGTCTGCACCCCCACTTACTTAGGCGAACAAGCAACCGCTTTAGCTCAATCACATGAAAATTTGTCAGCACGAGTTATGGGCCCTGAGGATATGCGAAGCATGGGCATGGGAGCATTGCTCGCTGTCGCCCAAGGTAGCCAACAAGAACCGCGTTTAATAGAAATTAATTACTGTGGGGGCGGTGATACACCACCGATTGTGTTAGTCGGGAAAGGGATCACATTTGATTCTGGCGGCTTGTCATTAAAGCCTGCAAACATGATGGATGAAATGAAATATGATATGTCGGGTGCTGCCAGTGTATTTGGCACTGTAAAAGCATGCGCTATGATGAAACTTCCGATTAATCTTATCGGATTAGTTGCCAGTGCTGAAAATATGCCGAGCGGGTCTGCGGTAAAGCCAGGTGATATCGTCACCAGCATGTCTGGACAAACCATTGAGATATTGAACACCGATGCCGAAGGTCGTTTAGTCCTTGCCGATGCACTCACTTATGCAGAGCAATTTAAGCCTCGATTAGTCATTGATATCGCTACGCTCACAGGAGCCATGGTCATTGCACTTGGCTCTGTGGCCACCGGCTTTATGACTGAAGATGAAGAATTGGCAGAAGTGATTTTACGAGCAGGTAAAGACGCGGATGATAAAATTTGGCGTATGCCGTTAGATGAAGCATATCAAGAAGCACTTGAAAGCCCCTTCGCTGACATGATCAATGCCTCTTTTGATCGCAATGCCGGAGCAATCACTGCGGCTTGTTTCCTTTCCCGCTTCACCAAAAATTATCGTTGGGCTCACTTGGATATTGCGGGTACTGCCTGGATTACGGGTAAGAAGCGTATTGCCACTGGCCGCCCTGTTCCCTTACTTGTTCAACTGTTACGCTATGCAATCAATTCGCGTTGA
- the murJ gene encoding murein biosynthesis integral membrane protein MurJ — protein MSVTETMVPKRQSLLRSTSLVSLMTLLSRMVGFMRDMVIAQLFGAQAGMDAFYVAFRIPNFMRRLFAEGAFSQAFVPVLAEYQQTRPFADVRLFIARIAGQLGAVLTLVTVIGVMAAPIIIFLFAPGFGEGSLRATLATEMLRLTFPFLMLVSMTAMAGAILNTYGYFGVPAFTPVLLNICMILAAIYLSPHLENPVVGLAWGVLIAGIVQFLFQIPFLYNRQLLVRPKMAWNDPGVRRVLKLMVPALFGVSIAQINLMIDSIFASFLKVGSVTWLYYTDRLTDFPLGVFGVAIATVILPHLSRRHAEQSVENFSRALDWGLRSLMLIGIPSGLGLALFSMPLIASCFTYGKFSANDLIQTQKSLIALASGVPAFMMVKVLASGFYARQDIKTPVKIGAWAMVANSILCALLIWPLAHAGLALASALAGYVNCGLLFFLQIRRGIYKPSSGWLKFTLQLLIANAAIAFYLYRMVGTVDYWLELSALMRLIQLMLHVSVAVVIYVVCLGLTGVRLAQFRGHMKE, from the coding sequence ATGTCTGTGACTGAAACCATGGTGCCCAAACGACAAAGTCTATTACGTTCGACCTCCCTTGTATCGCTTATGACTTTGTTATCGCGAATGGTAGGATTCATGCGGGATATGGTGATCGCGCAATTGTTTGGTGCGCAAGCAGGAATGGATGCGTTTTATGTCGCTTTTCGAATCCCGAATTTCATGCGGCGGCTTTTTGCTGAAGGGGCGTTTTCCCAAGCCTTTGTCCCTGTGCTTGCTGAATATCAACAGACCCGTCCTTTTGCTGATGTTCGCCTTTTTATCGCACGCATAGCAGGTCAATTAGGTGCGGTACTTACCTTGGTGACGGTTATTGGTGTGATGGCTGCCCCTATTATTATATTTTTATTTGCGCCAGGATTTGGAGAAGGTAGTCTACGTGCGACTCTTGCTACCGAGATGTTGCGTTTAACTTTTCCTTTTCTGATGTTGGTTTCAATGACTGCAATGGCAGGTGCCATCTTAAACACGTATGGTTATTTTGGTGTTCCCGCATTCACCCCTGTGTTGCTCAATATTTGCATGATTTTAGCGGCAATTTACTTAAGTCCGCATCTTGAAAACCCTGTAGTTGGATTGGCATGGGGCGTGTTAATTGCGGGAATAGTTCAATTTCTATTCCAGATCCCCTTCCTTTACAATCGCCAATTATTGGTAAGGCCTAAAATGGCTTGGAATGATCCTGGTGTAAGACGCGTATTAAAATTAATGGTTCCTGCTTTATTTGGGGTATCTATTGCGCAGATTAATTTGATGATTGACTCTATTTTTGCGTCTTTCTTAAAAGTAGGCAGTGTAACCTGGTTATATTATACAGACAGACTGACGGACTTTCCGTTAGGTGTTTTTGGTGTTGCGATTGCAACGGTTATCCTGCCTCATTTATCCAGGCGTCATGCAGAACAAAGTGTTGAGAATTTTTCTCGTGCCTTGGATTGGGGGTTGCGTTCACTGATGCTCATTGGTATCCCTTCCGGTTTGGGGTTAGCTTTGTTTTCCATGCCATTAATTGCAAGTTGTTTTACTTATGGCAAATTTTCTGCAAACGACTTGATTCAAACCCAGAAAAGCCTAATTGCGCTTGCCTCTGGAGTTCCTGCATTCATGATGGTTAAAGTTCTTGCTTCCGGATTTTATGCCCGCCAGGATATCAAGACACCCGTGAAAATAGGTGCATGGGCAATGGTTGCAAATTCAATCCTCTGTGCATTATTAATTTGGCCTTTAGCTCATGCAGGCCTTGCTTTAGCCTCTGCTCTAGCAGGTTATGTTAACTGCGGCTTATTATTTTTTTTACAAATACGGCGTGGCATCTATAAGCCTTCATCGGGGTGGTTGAAGTTTACCTTGCAATTACTTATTGCTAATGCGGCGATTGCTTTCTATTTGTATAGGATGGTAGGTACCGTAGATTATTGGTTAGAGCTTTCGGCGCTGATGCGTCTAATCCAATTGATGCTTCATGTGTCAGTTGCAGTCGTTATTTATGTAGTCTGTTTAGGCTTGACTGGGGTTCGTTTAGCGCAATTCCGTGGCCACATGAAGGAGTAA
- a CDS encoding ZIP family metal transporter translates to MEPSILNIALYSLLPAIGMLIGGIGASVYQPSNKLTSATQHFAAGVVFAAVAKELLPKLGADNEPIALIVGFGLGVILMLFLKKLTNRLSEEEAKSTGISLGLVCAVGIDLFIDGILIGVAFLAGKQGGILIAIALALEILFLGLSLTSTLGTRAVSPKTKLLITFALALLIPIGSILGAVSLSQLPQFFTDGLLAFGVSALLYLVTEELLTEEHEHEIKETPLITASFLWDFCLFFY, encoded by the coding sequence ATGGAACCTTCGATTCTAAATATTGCCCTTTACTCTCTCCTTCCAGCAATTGGAATGCTTATCGGGGGGATAGGCGCGAGTGTTTATCAACCAAGTAATAAATTAACCAGCGCGACCCAACATTTTGCCGCAGGCGTGGTTTTCGCAGCGGTTGCTAAAGAATTGCTTCCCAAATTAGGGGCTGATAACGAGCCAATTGCCTTGATCGTTGGTTTTGGTCTGGGAGTTATTTTAATGCTATTCCTTAAAAAATTAACCAATAGGCTTAGCGAAGAGGAAGCAAAATCAACCGGCATATCCCTAGGCTTAGTGTGTGCTGTAGGGATTGATTTATTCATCGACGGCATCCTTATTGGCGTTGCTTTTTTAGCTGGAAAACAAGGAGGAATTTTGATTGCCATCGCCCTGGCATTAGAAATTTTGTTTTTAGGCCTATCGTTGACATCAACATTGGGCACACGTGCAGTTAGTCCCAAAACAAAATTACTCATAACTTTTGCGCTCGCTTTACTAATTCCTATCGGCAGTATTTTAGGTGCAGTCTCATTATCACAATTGCCTCAATTCTTCACAGATGGATTACTCGCATTTGGTGTATCTGCCCTGCTCTATTTGGTAACTGAAGAATTATTAACCGAAGAACATGAACATGAGATTAAGGAAACTCCCCTCATCACCGCGAGTTTTTTATGGGATTTTTGTCTATTCTTCTATTAG
- the lptF gene encoding LPS export ABC transporter permease LptF: MLIFRYLAKEVFVTLAALTSILMLIFMSNQFVRYLNRAASGQIPGMIIMKLMMLEMPNLMGLLLPLGFYVAILVAYGRLYAESEMPVLHACGYGPNQLLKHTLVMASVVFVLVTILMTWASPIINTQRTILLRTSGIQTLVQLIVPGRFRAESGGKKIFYVESMNRDHTKAKNVFLARHVMKNNTPQWDILWAEQAFAETDPKTFEDYIVMQRGHAYEGTAGLNNYQTAEFEQFKARLPHPKIDDLDKDLRTAPLANLLPLSNPDNAKAAELQWRLSVPIMVFVLTLVAVPLSRVNPRSGKYAKLLPALVLYIIYANFIFVARDWLAAGKVPWWIGIWWLHLSMAMIGIGLIWRNRVKLS; encoded by the coding sequence GTGTTGATTTTTCGTTATTTAGCCAAAGAAGTTTTTGTAACTTTAGCGGCTTTAACAAGCATATTGATGCTGATTTTCATGTCAAATCAGTTTGTGCGTTATTTGAATCGCGCCGCGAGTGGTCAAATACCTGGCATGATCATCATGAAATTGATGATGCTAGAAATGCCTAATCTTATGGGATTACTCCTGCCCCTTGGGTTTTATGTGGCAATATTGGTGGCTTACGGGCGTTTGTATGCAGAAAGTGAAATGCCTGTGTTGCATGCTTGTGGGTATGGACCAAACCAATTACTTAAGCATACTTTGGTGATGGCTTCCGTGGTATTTGTATTAGTGACTATCCTCATGACTTGGGCAAGCCCAATAATCAACACGCAACGCACAATCTTGTTGCGTACTTCAGGGATCCAAACGCTCGTTCAACTTATTGTTCCTGGGCGATTTCGGGCAGAATCCGGGGGAAAAAAGATTTTTTATGTTGAATCGATGAACCGTGATCACACAAAAGCGAAGAATGTTTTTTTAGCTCGCCATGTTATGAAAAATAACACGCCGCAGTGGGATATTTTATGGGCAGAACAAGCTTTCGCTGAAACTGATCCTAAAACATTTGAAGATTATATCGTTATGCAGCGAGGGCATGCTTACGAGGGAACAGCGGGTTTAAACAATTATCAAACAGCGGAGTTCGAGCAATTTAAAGCGCGATTGCCGCATCCCAAGATTGATGATTTAGATAAAGATTTACGGACAGCGCCCCTAGCCAATTTATTGCCGCTCAGCAATCCTGATAACGCTAAGGCCGCGGAGTTACAATGGCGCTTATCAGTGCCTATTATGGTGTTTGTGCTCACTCTGGTCGCAGTACCACTTAGCCGTGTTAATCCACGCTCTGGTAAGTACGCCAAACTATTACCCGCACTTGTCCTTTATATTATCTATGCAAACTTTATCTTTGTGGCGCGTGATTGGTTGGCAGCGGGCAAAGTGCCATGGTGGATTGGTATTTGGTGGTTACATCTTAGTATGGCAATGATAGGGATAGGGTTGATTTGGCGTAATCGGGTGAAATTATCGTGA